A window from Rhizosphaericola mali encodes these proteins:
- a CDS encoding glycoside hydrolase family 2 TIM barrel-domain containing protein — protein sequence MQKIIKYWYSLNFMLCISFHVFAQDKSRFSFNDNWLFYEYDSTKGLIDTLNFGSWKPVQLPHDWSIYHDFSNKYPTTPNQGALPGGIGWYAKEFLLPSTYRNKYVSIDFDGIYRNSEVWVNGHYLGKRPNGYISFSYAISPYLNWNGQKNKIVVKVDNCKQPESRWYSGAGIYRNVWITVHNAIQIAHWGTFIEPKVEQTTTGIKTTITTSTTIENKLHKEGKILVKNIVYTNNGKQVSSSQSNIKLEANKSTTTTTINLNNPVLWSPENPSLYTMKTYIYDTNGMVVDSCSVDFGVRNIHFDRESGFYLNYKSVKIKGVCLHHDAGALGAVVNVRAIERQLQILKEMGCNAIRTSHNAPAPELLDLCDKMGFLVMDEVFDMWAKKKNKFDYHLDFPKWHVQDLQDQIRRDRNHPSVFMWSIGNEIREQFDSSGIRLTKELVTLTKQLDSSRPITSALTEMDTTKNFIYQAKELDVLGWNYNEKMYPDFLKKYPGQKFIASETVSALESRGHYDKPSDTTIFWPANSKEKYILNGNKDYTVSAYDNVAAYWGSSHEETWKIIQKYPFLSGTFVWTGFDYLGEPTPYPFPARSSYFGIVDLAGFPKDVYYMYQSEWSDKTVLHLLPHWNWEVGQIIDVWAYYNNADEVELYLNGKSLGVRKKQGDDLHVSWKVPYESGILKVVSRHDGKVVLIKEIKTAGAPSKIQLFADRKTINPDGKDLSYVSVQVVDKDGNIVPNADNEISFSITGTGSIAGTDNGCQADTTGLKRPIRKAFNGKCLVIIQSNNKQGSIQLKATSPHLNSGTITINSKK from the coding sequence ATGCAAAAAATTATTAAATATTGGTATAGTCTAAATTTTATGTTGTGTATTAGTTTCCACGTATTTGCACAAGATAAGAGTAGATTTTCTTTCAATGATAATTGGTTGTTTTACGAATATGATTCGACTAAAGGACTGATAGATACTTTGAATTTCGGCAGTTGGAAGCCAGTTCAGTTGCCGCATGATTGGAGTATTTATCACGATTTCAGTAATAAATATCCTACTACACCTAATCAAGGCGCTTTGCCTGGTGGTATTGGTTGGTATGCCAAAGAATTTTTATTGCCTTCCACTTATAGAAATAAGTATGTTTCTATTGATTTTGACGGTATTTATCGTAATAGTGAAGTATGGGTTAATGGCCATTATTTGGGAAAAAGACCTAATGGTTATATCTCTTTTAGTTATGCAATTTCTCCTTATTTGAATTGGAATGGTCAAAAAAACAAGATTGTCGTTAAAGTTGATAATTGCAAACAACCGGAATCTAGATGGTACAGTGGCGCGGGAATATATCGAAATGTTTGGATTACCGTTCATAACGCAATACAAATAGCGCATTGGGGCACTTTTATTGAACCTAAAGTTGAGCAAACTACTACAGGTATTAAAACGACAATCACAACATCCACAACTATTGAAAATAAGTTACATAAAGAAGGAAAAATTCTAGTTAAAAACATTGTTTACACTAATAATGGCAAACAGGTTAGCTCAAGCCAATCCAATATCAAACTTGAAGCAAATAAAAGTACTACAACGACTACAATAAATTTAAATAATCCTGTATTATGGTCTCCGGAGAATCCTTCTTTGTATACTATGAAGACCTATATTTATGATACAAATGGAATGGTTGTAGATTCTTGTTCAGTTGATTTTGGTGTGCGGAATATTCATTTTGATAGAGAAAGTGGATTTTATCTCAACTATAAATCTGTTAAGATAAAAGGTGTTTGTTTACATCATGATGCGGGTGCATTAGGCGCAGTTGTAAATGTTCGTGCCATAGAACGGCAATTACAGATATTAAAGGAGATGGGTTGCAATGCTATCCGAACTTCCCACAATGCGCCTGCGCCTGAATTACTGGATTTATGTGACAAAATGGGATTTCTAGTAATGGATGAGGTTTTCGATATGTGGGCAAAAAAGAAAAACAAATTTGATTATCATTTAGATTTTCCAAAATGGCATGTGCAAGATCTTCAAGATCAAATAAGGAGAGATCGTAATCATCCATCCGTTTTCATGTGGTCAATCGGAAATGAAATACGGGAACAGTTCGATTCTTCCGGAATAAGATTGACAAAAGAGCTAGTAACACTCACTAAACAATTAGATAGTTCTCGTCCTATTACGTCCGCCTTAACTGAAATGGATACGACAAAGAATTTTATCTATCAAGCTAAAGAGTTGGATGTTCTCGGTTGGAACTATAATGAGAAAATGTATCCTGATTTTTTGAAAAAATATCCGGGTCAAAAATTTATTGCCTCTGAAACGGTTTCTGCACTTGAAAGCCGTGGGCATTATGATAAACCTAGTGACACTACAATTTTTTGGCCTGCTAATTCCAAAGAAAAATACATCTTGAATGGAAACAAAGACTATACGGTTTCGGCCTATGATAATGTAGCTGCCTATTGGGGTTCTTCTCATGAAGAAACGTGGAAGATAATTCAGAAATATCCATTTTTGTCTGGGACATTTGTTTGGACTGGTTTTGATTATTTAGGCGAACCTACTCCTTATCCGTTTCCAGCGAGGAGTTCTTATTTTGGTATTGTTGACTTGGCAGGATTTCCTAAAGATGTGTATTATATGTATCAGAGTGAGTGGTCTGACAAAACTGTTTTACATCTGTTGCCTCATTGGAATTGGGAAGTGGGACAAATAATCGATGTCTGGGCTTACTACAACAATGCAGACGAAGTTGAACTATATTTAAATGGAAAATCTCTAGGTGTTCGGAAAAAGCAAGGAGATGATTTACATGTTTCATGGAAAGTTCCTTATGAATCGGGGATACTAAAAGTCGTATCCAGGCATGATGGAAAAGTCGTATTAATTAAAGAAATAAAAACAGCTGGTGCGCCGTCTAAAATTCAATTGTTTGCCGATAGAAAAACTATAAATCCAGACGGTAAAGATTTAAGTTATGTTTCTGTTCAAGTGGTTGATAAGGATGGTAACATTGTTCCAAATGCAGACAATGAGATAAGCTTCTCTATAACAGGTACTGGTTCAATTGCTGGAACAGATAATGGTTGTCAAGCTGATACAACTGGTTTAAAAAGACCAATTCGTAAAGCATTTAATGGTAAATGTTTAGTTATTATACAATCTAATAATAAACAAGGTTCAATTCAATTAAAGGCTACGTCGCCTCATCTGAATTCGGGTACTATAACTATAAATTCAAAAAAATAA
- a CDS encoding family 78 glycoside hydrolase catalytic domain encodes MKRSLYLYIISQLLFCHLFGKNLQLYDLRCESRVNPLGITATQPHFSWKIQSVMRNTEQIAYLVLVSEDSIALLKNVGEIWNTGKLKSNNSIQIDYKGRKLKAATRYFWKVKIWDNHGQNSDWSTIATFQTGLFNLEDWKGAKWIGLQELADSLKIIPAPSSVNKGKKIPENEIMPMFRKEFSVKKEIKNAFIFIAGLGHFELSMNGKKIGDHFLDPGWTNYEKESIYQTFDVTSQLNMGQNSIGVLLGNGFYFTPSKRFKKLKVVYGFPKMICSLVVQYKDGSTERLNSDEHWSVDKSPVIFSSIYGGEDYDANLEQVGWDKPHFLRNWKNAIVVSGPKVLSSNTQEPVKVMKTFKPVKQITIKNVIVYDFGQNASGIVKINVKGHKGDTIQIIPAELLNEKSEANQKATGSPYYFTYILKGGGDEIWQPRFSYYGFRYAQVEMIPKQNGNSPKLNSIEMLQIRNAANSCGSFSCSDTLFNQTNKLIQWAIKSNMVSLFTDCPHREKLGWLEQEHLMGNSIQYNFDIASFIPKILKDMRLAQTDSGLIPEIAPEFVQFSEPFRDSPEWGSSSILVPWYAYNWYGDIRFLEENYSMMQRYIQYLENKSNNGILMQGLSDWYDIGLEKSGFSQLTPQGLTATAIYYYDLLVMSKIAKLLKKENDIKIYNSLAEKVKKSFNEKFYNPTAAQYGTGSQTSNAMAIYMQLVDSSNKQKVINNIVDSLEKNDYRLTAGDIGFRYLLLVLAEAGRSDVIYKMNNRSDVPGYGYQLSHGATSLTESWQAYSSVSNNHLMLGHLMEWFYQNVGGIKQSIGSVGYKNIDIDPDFVDSISYANTSYNSSYGTIVCNWKREKDDIVLDVVIPSNAKANIYFPKKNFVQLTERQQNINSSNLKKNEKRVMCTIGSGNYQFRAKYKIK; translated from the coding sequence ATGAAAAGAAGTTTGTATTTATATATTATTTCTCAATTGCTTTTTTGCCATTTGTTTGGCAAGAATTTGCAATTGTATGATTTAAGATGTGAATCTAGAGTCAATCCTTTAGGAATAACAGCAACACAACCTCATTTTAGTTGGAAGATTCAAAGTGTCATGCGTAATACGGAACAGATAGCTTATTTAGTTTTAGTTTCTGAAGATTCGATTGCGTTGTTAAAAAATGTCGGAGAAATTTGGAATACAGGAAAATTAAAATCTAATAATTCTATTCAAATAGACTATAAAGGACGGAAATTAAAAGCGGCCACTAGATATTTTTGGAAAGTAAAGATTTGGGATAATCATGGACAAAATTCTGATTGGAGCACGATTGCAACTTTTCAGACTGGATTGTTCAATCTTGAAGATTGGAAAGGTGCAAAATGGATCGGTCTTCAGGAATTGGCAGATTCCTTGAAAATTATTCCTGCGCCATCCTCTGTAAATAAAGGAAAAAAAATACCTGAAAACGAAATTATGCCCATGTTTCGTAAAGAATTTTCGGTAAAGAAAGAAATTAAGAATGCTTTTATTTTTATAGCAGGACTAGGACATTTCGAGTTGAGTATGAATGGTAAAAAAATTGGTGATCATTTTTTAGATCCAGGATGGACTAACTATGAAAAGGAATCGATTTATCAGACTTTTGATGTTACATCTCAATTAAATATGGGTCAAAATTCCATTGGTGTATTGTTGGGCAACGGTTTCTATTTTACACCGTCCAAGAGATTTAAAAAACTTAAAGTTGTTTACGGTTTTCCAAAGATGATCTGTTCTCTGGTTGTTCAATATAAAGATGGATCGACGGAACGCTTGAATAGTGATGAACATTGGTCGGTTGATAAAAGCCCAGTAATATTTTCTTCGATTTATGGAGGTGAAGATTATGATGCCAATTTGGAACAAGTTGGTTGGGATAAACCTCATTTTTTGAGGAATTGGAAAAATGCAATAGTTGTTAGCGGTCCGAAAGTTTTGAGTAGCAATACGCAAGAACCGGTAAAAGTGATGAAAACTTTTAAACCAGTAAAACAAATAACGATAAAGAATGTTATCGTTTATGATTTTGGACAAAATGCTTCTGGCATAGTTAAAATAAATGTCAAAGGACATAAAGGCGATACTATCCAAATCATTCCTGCCGAACTTTTAAATGAAAAATCAGAAGCCAATCAAAAGGCAACTGGTAGCCCTTATTATTTTACGTATATATTGAAAGGTGGTGGCGATGAAATCTGGCAACCGCGTTTTTCTTACTATGGTTTTCGCTATGCTCAGGTAGAAATGATTCCCAAGCAAAACGGCAATTCGCCGAAACTTAATTCAATAGAAATGTTGCAGATTCGCAACGCTGCTAATTCGTGCGGTTCGTTTTCTTGCTCTGATACTTTGTTTAATCAAACAAACAAACTAATACAATGGGCGATCAAAAGCAATATGGTAAGTTTGTTTACAGATTGCCCTCATAGAGAAAAGCTGGGATGGTTGGAGCAAGAGCATTTGATGGGTAACTCAATACAATACAATTTTGACATTGCCTCTTTTATTCCAAAGATTTTAAAAGATATGCGATTGGCACAGACAGATAGTGGTTTGATTCCAGAAATTGCCCCAGAATTTGTACAATTTAGCGAACCATTTAGGGATTCTCCAGAGTGGGGTAGTAGCAGCATTCTTGTTCCTTGGTACGCTTATAATTGGTACGGTGATATAAGGTTTTTGGAAGAAAATTATAGCATGATGCAACGATATATTCAATATCTGGAAAACAAATCCAATAATGGAATATTGATGCAAGGACTTAGTGACTGGTATGATATCGGGCTTGAAAAATCAGGATTTTCGCAATTAACGCCTCAAGGACTAACGGCTACTGCTATTTATTATTACGACCTTCTTGTAATGTCCAAAATAGCAAAACTTTTGAAAAAAGAAAATGATATAAAAATATACAACTCCTTGGCCGAGAAAGTTAAGAAATCGTTCAACGAAAAATTTTACAATCCTACCGCTGCTCAATATGGAACGGGAAGCCAGACCTCCAATGCGATGGCTATTTATATGCAATTGGTTGATTCCTCCAATAAACAAAAAGTAATAAATAATATAGTTGATTCCTTAGAAAAAAATGACTATAGATTGACCGCAGGTGATATTGGTTTTAGATATTTGTTATTGGTTCTGGCAGAAGCAGGGAGATCGGATGTGATTTACAAAATGAATAATAGGTCTGATGTGCCTGGTTATGGTTATCAATTGAGTCATGGAGCCACATCGTTGACAGAATCTTGGCAGGCTTATAGTTCGGTTTCCAATAACCATTTGATGCTAGGACATCTTATGGAATGGTTTTATCAAAATGTGGGAGGTATTAAGCAAAGTATTGGTTCTGTTGGATATAAGAATATTGATATTGACCCGGATTTTGTAGATAGTATTTCTTATGCCAATACTTCCTATAATTCCTCTTATGGAACAATAGTTTGCAATTGGAAAAGAGAAAAGGATGATATAGTATTGGATGTGGTAATTCCTTCTAATGCCAAAGCGAATATTTATTTTCCCAAAAAGAATTTTGTCCAATTGACGGAGCGTCAACAAAATATTAATTCTTCTAATTTGAAAAAGAACGAGAAGCGGGTGATGTGTACAATTGGTTCTGGTAACTATCAGTTTAGAGCTAAATACAAAATCAAATAG
- a CDS encoding DUF3826 domain-containing protein yields the protein MKKILMSLLLSTTISFVFAQKSSETYKQTIQKRADKIVAALNLTDSSKFHKVCHIVADQYEDLNDVYIWRDSSYNKIKRKNAGNKDLITKKKADVDSSVKKKIGKLHTTYLNHLNKQLNPTQVDEIKNGMTYNVSNITYKAYQDMIPSLTEKQKKQLWIWLVEARENAMDAESSDKKHAWFGKFKGRINNYLSAQGYDIQKERKGWEERIKANNY from the coding sequence ATGAAGAAAATACTAATGTCTTTGTTACTTTCCACTACTATATCTTTTGTTTTTGCACAAAAGAGTTCGGAAACCTATAAGCAAACTATACAAAAAAGGGCCGATAAAATAGTTGCAGCTCTTAACTTGACGGATTCCTCCAAATTTCACAAAGTTTGTCATATTGTAGCTGATCAATATGAAGATTTAAATGATGTTTATATATGGAGAGATTCTTCCTATAATAAGATTAAAAGGAAAAATGCTGGCAATAAGGATCTTATTACTAAAAAGAAAGCAGATGTGGATTCTTCTGTTAAGAAAAAAATAGGCAAATTGCATACTACTTATTTAAACCACCTAAACAAGCAATTAAACCCAACTCAAGTTGACGAAATAAAAAACGGAATGACTTATAATGTCTCCAATATCACTTATAAAGCATATCAAGATATGATTCCATCCTTAACAGAAAAACAAAAAAAGCAATTATGGATTTGGTTGGTTGAAGCTAGAGAAAATGCAATGGATGCTGAATCTTCAGATAAAAAACATGCTTGGTTTGGAAAATTCAAGGGTAGAATCAATAACTATCTGTCTGCACAAGGATATGACATTCAGAAAGAACGAAAAGGTTGGGAAGAAAGAATTAAAGCAAATAACTATTAA
- a CDS encoding SusC/RagA family TonB-linked outer membrane protein, with translation MMKIRSKKLCFLSVMLLGWFYSIGQQVKLNGVISDQETGKPIAHATIRIKNGVKATESDSSGNFHITVPSSESILSITMVGYKIYEIKAGTQNVLNIKLIPFSENMDEVIVVGYGSQSKANVTGAIVPVDMKTISDMPTRTITEALAGQIPGLNISGGNSRPGVDALASIRQTFSFSTAGGSSSLPMVVIDDVIQLDPNTGLPSMDQFNLLDPSDVESISVIKDGAAAIYGSRASQGAIIVKTKRGKVGTAKISYSGKFETNNAVGFVKTMNAYDYGVFSNRYGRAAGWASTSFYGDAELNAMKSLNYDWLNQAWKSAGLMQHSLNVSGGSDKATYFSSITYFTQGANLGSQDYDRWTFRTGTDIKVSNNLKLSATVSANNDDLTASFTKVSINDGSYANGAEQTDYSVLAHMPKYIPWQYEVNGVEQYVSPSLGANRVATTPVGQNNISGWNYFGLLNNGSKTTTGTGNYNANFSLQYDIPFVKGLSIRGSYGITYTTSNTEQNMLPQPLAVATNTNTTGHHLYNDSTTWFVGTNVTGSRITYSDNIGKVQQANIFINYDNTFGAHHIAAMVSAEKGKQDAQTKFMLYDSPTAGYNGASTTAGTLNTSNSYVYRYQFASLAYLGRVSYDYNSKYLAQFVFRSDASTKFSPKNYWGFFPGVSVGWIISRENWFKVSWINNLKIRASMAKTGYDNIAAWRWSQTYSLASDKGQGFGTSGGTLVNGVTPNVTPNPNVKWDQDIQHNIGLDVSILNGKLTFTADQYFDKHTKMLMPIVGAAGTPISVGGAFAEQNYGGINTWGSEYSVTWKDHIGEVKYKISMNFGTSGNKITKYPDVAFNYPSYNNIQVGQSTIMPAWGFEVWRGNASGDGLLRTQDDIDKYWAYLTDLATKAGTTPSYLGIVAESGIKPGMLAYQDLAGNLNADTKTIAGPNGQIVVNQDYAKLVKRNRSHGVNTNLSFGWRSITLDAQISTSWGGYNSIDYIKQGTSTGQIFWSHESYLTDMFDPTDNPNGKWPNLAYYSQNSYSSDFWQISNFRSYLRSLVVGCAIPREVAKKLHTESLRVSFSGYNLWDFYNPYPNKYRTMYDSPTVGYPTLRTWSFGINATF, from the coding sequence ATGATGAAAATTAGATCAAAGAAACTGTGTTTTCTATCAGTGATGCTGCTAGGATGGTTCTATTCCATTGGCCAGCAAGTTAAATTAAATGGAGTTATTTCTGATCAAGAAACAGGGAAGCCTATAGCCCACGCAACTATTAGAATTAAAAATGGGGTAAAAGCTACAGAATCTGATTCTTCTGGAAATTTTCATATTACAGTTCCCTCTTCGGAATCAATCTTATCAATCACAATGGTTGGATATAAGATATATGAGATAAAAGCAGGAACTCAAAACGTCTTAAATATAAAATTGATTCCATTTTCTGAAAATATGGATGAAGTGATAGTTGTTGGATATGGTTCTCAGAGTAAAGCAAATGTGACTGGTGCTATTGTACCTGTGGATATGAAAACAATTTCAGATATGCCTACTCGTACTATTACGGAAGCTTTAGCAGGGCAAATACCCGGACTTAATATTTCTGGAGGAAATTCTAGGCCTGGTGTAGATGCGTTGGCTAGTATACGTCAAACATTTTCCTTCAGTACGGCAGGAGGATCATCTTCTTTACCTATGGTTGTTATAGATGACGTAATTCAGCTCGATCCTAACACAGGTTTGCCATCCATGGATCAGTTTAATTTGTTGGACCCTTCAGACGTGGAGAGTATTTCAGTTATTAAAGACGGTGCTGCTGCCATTTATGGCTCAAGAGCATCTCAAGGTGCTATTATCGTTAAAACTAAAAGAGGTAAAGTCGGTACCGCCAAGATCTCTTATTCGGGTAAGTTTGAAACAAATAATGCTGTTGGATTTGTAAAGACTATGAATGCCTATGATTATGGTGTATTTTCTAATAGGTATGGTCGCGCAGCAGGATGGGCTTCTACCTCATTTTATGGTGATGCAGAATTGAATGCAATGAAATCCTTAAACTATGACTGGCTTAATCAAGCATGGAAGTCTGCAGGACTAATGCAACATTCATTAAATGTTAGTGGTGGTTCTGATAAGGCGACTTATTTTTCAAGTATTACATATTTTACTCAAGGAGCCAATTTGGGGAGCCAAGATTATGATAGATGGACATTTCGAACAGGTACAGATATTAAGGTTTCGAATAATTTAAAGTTAAGTGCAACCGTATCTGCAAATAATGATGATTTAACGGCATCCTTTACAAAGGTTAGTATTAATGATGGGTCTTATGCAAATGGTGCAGAACAAACGGATTATTCTGTATTAGCTCATATGCCCAAATATATACCTTGGCAATATGAGGTAAATGGAGTAGAACAGTATGTATCTCCTTCATTAGGAGCGAATAGAGTTGCGACAACACCTGTAGGACAAAATAATATCTCAGGTTGGAACTACTTCGGATTGCTGAATAATGGATCTAAAACGACTACAGGTACGGGTAACTATAATGCAAATTTTTCTTTACAATATGATATACCTTTTGTCAAAGGATTATCTATTCGAGGGTCTTATGGTATAACATACACTACAAGTAATACAGAGCAAAATATGCTTCCGCAACCGCTAGCAGTGGCAACTAATACAAATACTACAGGTCATCACTTATATAATGATTCAACTACTTGGTTTGTAGGTACCAATGTAACTGGATCTCGTATTACCTACTCAGATAATATAGGCAAAGTACAGCAAGCTAACATTTTCATAAATTATGATAATACATTTGGTGCTCATCATATTGCGGCAATGGTTTCTGCCGAAAAAGGAAAACAAGATGCTCAAACAAAATTTATGCTCTATGATTCTCCAACTGCTGGTTATAATGGCGCTTCTACAACTGCTGGAACTTTAAATACATCAAATTCTTATGTGTATAGATATCAATTTGCATCTTTAGCATATTTAGGAAGGGTGAGTTATGATTATAATAGTAAATATCTGGCACAATTTGTATTTAGGTCTGATGCCTCAACAAAATTTTCTCCGAAAAATTATTGGGGTTTCTTTCCTGGAGTATCTGTAGGTTGGATTATTTCTAGAGAAAATTGGTTTAAAGTCAGTTGGATTAATAATTTAAAGATTCGTGCGTCTATGGCAAAAACTGGTTATGATAATATTGCTGCATGGCGCTGGTCCCAAACATATTCTCTGGCTTCTGATAAAGGTCAAGGATTTGGAACCTCGGGAGGAACTTTAGTAAATGGGGTGACTCCCAATGTAACTCCAAATCCAAATGTGAAATGGGATCAAGATATTCAACACAATATTGGCTTAGATGTGTCAATCTTAAATGGAAAACTAACATTTACAGCAGACCAATATTTCGATAAACACACCAAAATGTTGATGCCAATTGTTGGTGCCGCAGGTACTCCAATCTCTGTTGGAGGTGCATTTGCTGAGCAAAATTATGGGGGTATAAATACTTGGGGTTCAGAATATTCAGTTACGTGGAAAGATCATATAGGTGAAGTAAAGTATAAGATTAGTATGAATTTTGGAACTTCAGGAAATAAAATAACTAAGTATCCAGATGTTGCATTTAATTATCCATCCTACAATAATATACAAGTTGGACAATCTACGATTATGCCAGCTTGGGGATTTGAAGTTTGGAGAGGAAATGCCTCTGGTGATGGCTTATTACGAACTCAGGATGATATTGATAAATATTGGGCTTATTTAACGGATTTGGCGACTAAAGCAGGTACTACACCTTCTTATTTGGGGATAGTAGCAGAGTCTGGAATAAAGCCAGGAATGTTAGCATATCAAGATTTAGCAGGTAATCTTAATGCTGATACAAAAACAATTGCCGGACCTAATGGTCAAATTGTAGTAAATCAAGATTATGCAAAACTTGTGAAACGTAATCGTTCACACGGCGTCAATACAAATCTTTCTTTTGGTTGGAGAAGTATAACTTTAGATGCGCAAATATCAACTTCTTGGGGAGGATATAATAGTATTGATTATATAAAACAAGGAACTAGTACAGGGCAAATATTTTGGTCTCATGAATCTTATTTAACTGATATGTTTGATCCAACAGATAATCCTAATGGGAAATGGCCAAATCTGGCATACTATAGTCAAAATTCTTATTCTTCTGATTTTTGGCAAATTTCAAATTTTAGGAGCTATTTAAGAAGTCTTGTAGTTGGTTGTGCAATTCCAAGAGAAGTAGCTAAAAAATTACATACTGAAAGTTTAAGAGTTTCATTTTCTGGTTATAATTTG